One window of Planctomycetia bacterium genomic DNA carries:
- a CDS encoding YciI family protein: MNIASGNLGLLSLRDPDHALAGSPAAGKFLCGLSNFGSVVRLYAAGRVIGPAGPYLETKEHVGGFWVLEAVDMNEALEWGRKAVVACRAPVEVRPFH; encoded by the coding sequence ATCAATATTGCGTCCGGCAACTTGGGCCTCTTGTCGCTGCGCGACCCCGACCACGCGTTGGCTGGGTCACCCGCGGCCGGAAAATTCTTGTGCGGTTTGTCGAATTTCGGTTCGGTCGTTCGACTGTATGCTGCAGGCCGGGTAATCGGCCCGGCCGGGCCGTATCTGGAAACCAAGGAACACGTGGGCGGGTTCTGGGTGCTGGAAGCCGTCGACATGAATGAGGCGCTGGAGTGGGGCCGCAAGGCCGTCGTCGCCTGCCGCGCACCGGTCGAGGTCCGTCCGTTTCACTAA
- a CDS encoding beta-lactamase family protein — translation MDTTLPRTSELYEKGLAEGLHVGAQIHVRMAGEVVVDRAFGFSRPPTEATAAVPLTSDTLMLWLSAGKPVAAAAIMQLQERGLLHLDDPVITHVPEFDPQPDYVRGGKSDVTIRHLLTHTCGFRFIDIGDATTKFDGDAWNEIIRRLCRAPLERDWVPGQRAGYHPYTSWYILGEIIARLAGVSFAEYVRREIFLPLEMHDCWFGISAELQAGYGDRLGTLVNTERRTDGAPSLAPHPFDTPAGLTACAPGGSGHGPMRQLANFYEMLLGSGTRRGTQILTPASVQAMTARQRVGMLDETFKQVLDWGLGTIPNNRRYGVATAAYGYGRHASESTVGHSGSQSSVAFADVEHELIVALVLNGTCGEARHQRRIRPLLEALYEDLGITRAD, via the coding sequence TTGGACACGACTCTTCCGCGAACCAGCGAGCTCTATGAAAAAGGACTCGCGGAAGGGCTGCATGTCGGGGCTCAAATCCATGTCCGAATGGCCGGGGAAGTCGTCGTCGATCGGGCGTTCGGGTTCTCTCGCCCCCCGACGGAAGCCACGGCCGCCGTTCCGCTCACTTCCGACACGCTGATGCTCTGGCTTTCGGCCGGGAAGCCGGTGGCCGCCGCCGCGATCATGCAACTGCAAGAGCGCGGCCTGCTGCATCTCGACGACCCCGTCATCACGCACGTTCCGGAATTCGATCCGCAGCCCGATTACGTGCGTGGTGGAAAGTCGGACGTGACGATTCGCCACCTGCTGACCCACACCTGCGGCTTCCGCTTCATCGACATCGGCGACGCGACGACCAAATTCGATGGCGATGCGTGGAATGAGATCATTCGCCGCCTTTGCCGAGCGCCGCTCGAGCGCGATTGGGTTCCCGGCCAGCGGGCCGGCTATCACCCTTACACCAGTTGGTACATCCTCGGCGAGATCATCGCGCGGCTCGCCGGGGTTTCGTTTGCCGAGTATGTGCGCCGCGAGATTTTTTTGCCGCTGGAGATGCACGACTGCTGGTTCGGTATCTCGGCCGAACTGCAAGCCGGCTACGGCGATCGCCTCGGCACGCTGGTCAACACCGAGCGCCGCACCGACGGCGCCCCTTCGCTCGCGCCGCACCCCTTCGACACTCCGGCCGGTCTGACCGCTTGCGCTCCCGGCGGCAGCGGGCATGGGCCGATGCGCCAACTCGCGAACTTCTACGAAATGCTGCTCGGCTCCGGCACGCGCCGCGGCACGCAGATCCTCACGCCCGCGAGCGTGCAGGCGATGACCGCGCGACAGCGCGTCGGCATGCTCGACGAAACCTTTAAGCAGGTGCTCGATTGGGGCCTCGGAACGATTCCGAACAACCGGCGCTACGGAGTCGCCACGGCGGCCTACGGCTACGGCCGACATGCAAGCGAATCGACCGTCGGCCACAGCGGCTCGCAATCGTCGGTCGCCTTCGCCGACGTCGAGCATGAGCTGATCGTCGCGCTGGTGCTCAACGGCACTTGCGGCGAAGCGCGACACCAGCGCCGCATCCGGCCGTTGCTCGAAGCGCTGTATGAAGACCTCGGCATCACACGCGCCGACTGA
- a CDS encoding cytochrome C peroxidase has product MTRYRNRLLVVIAAMVAIAASSGTSDEARQPKEASSPAARFRKPIALAWVESGRLLAVANARTGSISLVDVERKLVVGETEIASRLTDLKRAGDSDTGDSDTFVALDDKTHELLLLKIQRTGVRIIGRTRVADDPQRVIVGDDGRTALVAGRWSRRLDVVELDATGGPHVVRSHALPFAPRELLLLPDGVGVVVADAFGGRIAVIDLRKGLITIERTLDGRNIRGLSLDLRRNELLVSYQRPAERLPTTVENLRAGKLAANLLGRFSTSSLELSGTPVRLDGDVTEAKNIGAADPDDVFLLADGRSVVLLAGTQQVAIVAADGRAVARVDVGARPTAALLDPTKQLLYVADTLDDTLSIVDLAQHRTTATFALGPRPELWPRDRGERLFFDGRQSLGGFMSCHSCHTDGHTSGGLADTFGDGSYGTPKRILTLLGTSLTDHWGWNGELRELRDQVERSFLTSMHTPKHTLRDSDDVTAYLHTLPFAPPRLPKTSDVVDAQLFAAGEAVFAAERCGECHVAPLTFTSQTTYDVGLRDEAGLAKFNPPSLRGVGQGVAFLHDARMKSLDDLFRLHRHSLHADLSEAELRALVRYLQGL; this is encoded by the coding sequence GCGGCCCGCTTCCGCAAACCGATCGCACTCGCCTGGGTCGAGTCGGGCCGGTTGCTGGCCGTGGCGAATGCGCGCACCGGCTCGATCTCGCTCGTCGACGTCGAGCGAAAGCTGGTCGTCGGCGAAACCGAAATCGCCTCGCGACTGACCGATTTGAAACGTGCCGGCGACTCTGATACGGGCGATTCCGATACGTTCGTCGCGCTCGACGACAAAACGCATGAGCTGCTCCTGCTGAAAATACAACGAACCGGCGTAAGGATCATCGGCCGCACGCGCGTCGCCGACGATCCTCAACGCGTGATCGTCGGCGATGATGGGCGAACGGCGCTTGTTGCCGGTCGCTGGTCGCGGCGGCTTGATGTTGTCGAACTAGATGCGACAGGTGGCCCGCACGTCGTTCGCTCGCATGCGCTCCCATTCGCGCCGCGTGAACTCTTGCTGCTGCCCGACGGTGTCGGTGTCGTCGTGGCCGATGCGTTCGGAGGTCGCATCGCCGTCATCGATCTGCGCAAGGGCTTGATCACTATCGAACGGACGCTCGACGGCCGAAACATTCGCGGCCTCTCCCTCGACCTGCGGCGGAACGAACTGCTCGTGTCTTACCAACGTCCTGCCGAGCGCCTGCCGACGACCGTGGAAAATCTTCGCGCAGGAAAACTCGCCGCGAACCTCTTGGGGCGCTTCTCGACGTCGTCGCTGGAATTGTCCGGAACGCCGGTTCGTCTCGATGGAGATGTTACGGAAGCTAAAAACATCGGCGCGGCTGATCCCGACGATGTGTTTCTCCTGGCTGACGGCCGTTCGGTCGTGCTCTTAGCCGGAACGCAGCAGGTTGCGATCGTCGCTGCCGATGGGCGCGCGGTCGCACGCGTCGATGTCGGAGCGCGGCCGACCGCCGCGCTGCTTGATCCCACGAAGCAGTTGCTTTACGTCGCCGATACGCTCGACGACACGCTCAGCATCGTCGATCTCGCCCAACACCGAACCACGGCAACGTTCGCGCTCGGACCTCGGCCCGAGCTTTGGCCGCGCGATCGGGGAGAGCGGCTCTTCTTCGATGGCCGACAATCGCTCGGCGGGTTCATGAGTTGTCACAGTTGTCATACCGACGGGCATACCAGCGGCGGACTCGCCGATACGTTCGGCGACGGCAGCTACGGCACGCCGAAGCGCATCCTCACGCTGCTCGGGACTTCGCTCACCGATCACTGGGGTTGGAACGGCGAGTTACGCGAGCTACGCGATCAGGTCGAGCGATCGTTCCTCACTTCGATGCATACGCCTAAGCATACGCTGCGCGACTCGGACGACGTGACGGCGTATCTACACACGCTCCCTTTCGCGCCGCCGCGGCTGCCGAAAACGTCCGACGTCGTCGACGCGCAACTCTTCGCCGCCGGCGAAGCGGTGTTCGCGGCCGAGCGCTGCGGCGAATGTCATGTAGCGCCGTTGACGTTCACTTCGCAGACCACGTACGACGTCGGCCTGCGGGACGAGGCGGGCTTGGCGAAGTTCAATCCGCCGTCGTTGCGCGGCGTCGGGCAAGGGGTCGCATTTTTACACGATGCCCGAATGAAATCGTTGGACGACTTATTTCGGTTGCACCGGCATTCCTTGCATGCGGACCTCTCCGAGGCCGAATTGCGGGCATTGGTACGCTATCTGCAAGGTCTGTAG